The Treponema primitia ZAS-1 genome window below encodes:
- a CDS encoding cobalamin-binding protein, whose translation MVNLSDISQSLQSGKAVETSDLIARAIEENYSADTILKQGVIPGMRAVKARYMRKEIYQPELLIAARAMNMGIRTLRPLIALSMGNPKGTVIIGTVKGDIQDIEKNLMALTMEGAGLRVIDLGIGVSADRFIEAAIMERARIIFCTANLPATMGQLKLVVHAATASGIRGRIKIMVSGAPVTEKYCHVIEADIYARDMVNAAEMAGSICGGDA comes from the coding sequence ATGGTTAATTTAAGTGATATTTCACAGAGTCTTCAATCAGGGAAGGCAGTGGAAACTTCCGATTTAATAGCAAGGGCTATTGAGGAAAATTACAGCGCCGATACTATTCTTAAACAGGGAGTGATCCCCGGTATGCGTGCGGTGAAAGCCCGGTACATGCGGAAGGAGATATACCAGCCGGAACTGCTCATCGCCGCCAGGGCCATGAATATGGGAATCAGGACCCTGCGGCCTCTGATTGCCCTATCCATGGGAAACCCCAAGGGTACCGTGATTATCGGTACGGTTAAGGGGGATATTCAGGACATCGAAAAAAATCTTATGGCGCTTACCATGGAAGGCGCAGGGCTGCGGGTAATTGATCTGGGAATCGGTGTTTCTGCGGATCGGTTTATTGAAGCGGCGATTATGGAAAGGGCGCGGATCATCTTCTGTACCGCCAACCTGCCCGCAACCATGGGCCAGCTTAAATTGGTGGTGCATGCCGCTACTGCCTCGGGTATTCGGGGCCGTATTAAGATTATGGTTTCAGGCGCCCCGGTGACGGAAAAGTACTGCCATGTCATAGAGGCGGACATTTACGCCCGGGATATGGTTAACGCCGCGGAGATGGCCGGATCAATCTGCGGCGGTGATGCGTAG
- a CDS encoding helix-turn-helix domain-containing protein — MGERRLNNIKTISNSVKETNPLLIRAWQVLTVYAKATGTVVCLLDQDFLPIREALPDVLGKTNTCINYCLKYAAENPGEADGTTGISDLRSSPCNVMHLNAIKEAHRFGGSYIYMCELGFMFWTSPLYSNGRFIGSMVGSGFIGIERKEIMDAMHTVSKGTASQEEMEDRLGLFSQGDPARVKSLAELLLICAEYLSSGTDEYRENIRPQQPYAGMGKGALISNYPMDKERMLLAALRRGDIETGRRILNELLAILFFSSSDPFKFIQFRAIELVVLLSREAMGPGTMNQRSTDDTMLETNNRYLRRIQEAKSIEELTDVLHIIVERMSAQIFSFHGVRHASALRKAERFIWENYTRKISLLEIASAAGLSAPYFSTIFKEEMGENLSNYLNRLRVEKAGHMLTETNLTLSEIASACGFEDQSWFSKIFKSFIGISPGKYRGQGGAGNESILN; from the coding sequence ATGGGTGAAAGAAGATTAAACAACATCAAGACTATTAGTAATTCTGTAAAGGAGACAAATCCCCTTTTAATTAGAGCATGGCAGGTACTTACTGTTTACGCAAAAGCAACCGGAACCGTTGTTTGTCTTTTGGATCAGGATTTTCTCCCCATCCGGGAAGCTCTTCCGGATGTTCTTGGTAAGACTAATACCTGTATAAATTACTGCCTTAAATATGCTGCGGAGAATCCCGGGGAAGCCGACGGAACAACCGGGATTTCCGATTTGAGATCCTCACCCTGCAATGTGATGCATCTCAACGCTATTAAGGAAGCCCATCGTTTTGGGGGTTCCTATATCTATATGTGCGAATTGGGTTTTATGTTCTGGACCAGTCCCCTCTACTCAAATGGGAGGTTTATCGGATCCATGGTTGGTTCGGGGTTTATCGGTATTGAACGTAAGGAAATCATGGATGCCATGCATACCGTGAGTAAGGGGACTGCGTCACAGGAAGAGATGGAGGATAGACTGGGATTATTCTCCCAAGGAGATCCGGCACGGGTAAAATCCTTGGCAGAATTGCTGCTGATCTGCGCTGAATACCTTTCCTCCGGAACCGATGAATACAGAGAAAATATCAGGCCACAACAGCCATATGCCGGTATGGGAAAGGGTGCCTTGATTTCCAACTATCCCATGGATAAGGAGCGGATGCTTCTGGCGGCGCTGCGGCGGGGAGACATTGAGACGGGACGGAGGATACTCAATGAACTTCTGGCAATTCTCTTTTTTTCAAGCTCCGATCCTTTTAAGTTTATCCAATTCCGGGCAATAGAACTGGTGGTCCTCCTCTCCAGGGAGGCTATGGGGCCGGGGACCATGAACCAAAGGTCTACGGATGATACTATGTTGGAAACAAATAACCGGTATCTCCGGCGCATCCAGGAGGCGAAAAGCATAGAAGAACTCACGGATGTGCTGCATATTATTGTGGAACGCATGTCTGCCCAGATATTCTCCTTCCATGGCGTGCGTCATGCATCGGCGCTGCGGAAGGCCGAACGATTTATCTGGGAAAACTATACCCGGAAAATAAGCCTCCTGGAAATAGCTTCCGCGGCCGGCTTATCGGCGCCCTATTTTAGTACCATCTTTAAGGAAGAAATGGGGGAAAATCTTTCAAATTACCTGAACCGTCTGCGGGTAGAAAAAGCAGGGCATATGCTGACGGAGACCAATTTGACGCTTAGTGAAATTGCATCGGCTTGCGGCTTTGAGGATCAAAGCTGGTTCTCAAAAATATTTAAAAGCTTTATCGGCATTAGTCCTGGAAAATACCGTGGACAGGGCGGCGCCGGTAATGAATCTATTCTTAACTAA
- a CDS encoding helix-turn-helix domain-containing protein has protein sequence MPTNNSNIIVRREIEPLLLKAREAMRSYEQSTNVTVSVLDRAGHRIPEFSAGSLAGDTDKAYHSEFFCSLCRQYSRETGRNWEEGEYPCTQIHIDSISQAHYSGGVYIYACDLGFAYWVCPLSSSGWLAGALIAGLVLGISKQEAIDKISLLSRGQINREAAAMLLEGIPEKTGEEIKAMARLLLICAEQISRGTETYHEILKRRAEQQSKLSDQIEALKNQYDTEEASPGYPLEKEQQLLSSLRMGNNGEACRALDELLALLFFSNPDNFKFMQYRAIELVVLISRAAVTSGNTEDALLEINNRYLMRIQEAQTTEEILDLLYLVVDSMTEQISPFKGVRHASSLRKAERYIWENYTRKVSLQEVADASGLSAPYFSTVFKEEMGENLSSYLNRLRIDRAADLLMETELSLSEIAGSCGFDDQSWFSKIFKSYTGMSPGKYRDQNRGSGRVLSTDNLSVNYRSMDA, from the coding sequence ATGCCCACTAATAATTCAAATATTATAGTCCGCCGGGAGATTGAACCTTTGCTGCTGAAAGCCCGGGAAGCGATGCGCTCCTATGAACAATCTACCAACGTAACCGTATCCGTGTTAGATCGGGCAGGGCACCGTATACCGGAATTCTCTGCGGGAAGCCTCGCTGGAGATACCGATAAAGCTTATCATTCAGAATTCTTTTGCTCCCTTTGCAGGCAGTATTCCCGGGAAACCGGCCGGAACTGGGAAGAAGGTGAATACCCCTGTACTCAAATTCATATTGATAGTATTTCCCAGGCTCACTATTCAGGGGGAGTATATATTTATGCCTGTGATTTAGGATTTGCCTACTGGGTCTGTCCCCTGTCCTCTAGCGGGTGGCTGGCGGGAGCCCTGATAGCCGGACTAGTTCTTGGCATCAGTAAGCAGGAGGCCATTGATAAAATATCCCTCCTGAGCCGGGGACAAATCAATCGGGAAGCGGCGGCCATGCTCCTTGAAGGGATCCCTGAAAAAACAGGGGAGGAAATAAAGGCCATGGCCCGTTTGCTGCTGATCTGCGCCGAACAGATATCCAGGGGGACCGAAACATACCACGAAATTCTTAAACGGCGGGCAGAACAGCAGTCCAAGCTGTCTGATCAGATCGAAGCCTTGAAAAACCAGTATGATACGGAGGAAGCCTCCCCGGGCTATCCCTTGGAGAAGGAACAACAGCTTCTTTCTTCCCTGCGCATGGGAAACAATGGAGAGGCGTGCAGAGCCCTGGATGAACTTTTGGCGCTTCTCTTTTTTTCAAACCCCGATAATTTTAAATTTATGCAGTATCGGGCTATTGAGCTGGTGGTTCTTATTTCCCGGGCAGCAGTCACTTCGGGCAATACCGAGGATGCACTCCTGGAGATCAACAACCGGTACCTCATGCGCATCCAGGAAGCTCAGACCACCGAGGAGATCCTTGATTTACTGTACCTGGTGGTGGACAGTATGACTGAACAGATTTCCCCCTTCAAAGGTGTACGCCATGCATCATCGCTGCGCAAGGCGGAACGGTATATTTGGGAGAATTATACCCGAAAGGTAAGTCTCCAGGAGGTTGCCGATGCATCGGGATTGTCCGCTCCCTATTTTAGCACGGTCTTTAAAGAAGAAATGGGGGAGAATCTTTCCAGCTACCTGAATCGTCTCCGGATAGACCGGGCGGCGGACTTGCTTATGGAAACCGAGCTTTCCCTGAGTGAGATAGCCGGTTCCTGCGGCTTTGATGATCAAAGCTGGTTCTCCAAGATATTTAAAAGTTATACCGGAATGAGTCCCGGTAAATACCGGGATCAGAACCGTGGTTCCGGCAGAGTATTATCGACTGATAATCTATCGGTGAATTATCGTTCAATGGATGCATAA
- a CDS encoding Mur ligase family protein, giving the protein MKRLLSEFFTAETAWNVGFIEDHGRESGDPSITGLEYDSRKIKPGNIYFALPGLHTDGHRFIPNAIENGAAVIIHQDEVPEYREGIRYIRVKDSRSAMSPLSAAFYKNPSRKLTLIGVTGTEGKSTTVYLIYQLLQLAGKKAGFLSTVQYSDGKTENWNPEHQTTPEATAIHRLLAEMVSNGAEYGVIEASSHGLSPRTNRLGDVAFDVAVMTNVTHEHLEFHGTWEQYREDKANLFRALDRFDHLKKPAESPSPSFGVANADDPSAGFFAAATKHKTYTYSTRSNTADLSVDLISGGIRGNWYDVLIRETGETADIRDQLPGAFNAGNVLASLLVVSGLLSIPVKDLIPLVPQLKPVRGRMTVIQRGQPFDVFVDYAHTPSSFETIFPPLRERLGKTGGAQRGRIISLFGSAGERDTKKRSEQGRIAARWSDLIFLTDEDPRGENPMDILEEIAQGCEADQGCEADQGCEADQGCEADQGCEKRKRGENLYLIPNRSEAIRKAFSLARPGDMVLLLGKGHENSIIYAKETLVYDEIAEAEKALAEMGWNGA; this is encoded by the coding sequence ATGAAACGACTTTTGTCGGAATTCTTCACCGCGGAGACAGCTTGGAATGTGGGATTTATAGAAGATCATGGCCGTGAAAGCGGGGATCCTTCTATTACCGGACTCGAATACGATTCCCGGAAAATTAAACCCGGGAACATTTATTTCGCCCTGCCGGGGCTGCATACCGACGGACACCGCTTTATCCCAAATGCCATAGAGAATGGGGCGGCGGTAATCATACATCAGGACGAAGTTCCGGAGTACCGGGAGGGGATACGGTATATTCGGGTAAAGGATTCCCGGTCCGCCATGTCACCCCTGTCGGCAGCTTTCTACAAAAACCCCTCAAGAAAACTAACGCTGATCGGCGTAACCGGTACGGAAGGGAAAAGCACCACGGTCTACCTGATCTATCAGCTTCTGCAATTAGCCGGGAAAAAGGCGGGCTTCCTTTCTACGGTACAGTACAGCGACGGCAAGACTGAAAACTGGAACCCCGAGCATCAGACCACCCCCGAGGCGACCGCCATACACCGCCTCCTGGCGGAGATGGTCAGCAACGGCGCTGAGTATGGGGTGATTGAAGCCAGTTCCCACGGCCTTTCCCCCAGGACGAACCGCCTTGGGGATGTGGCCTTCGATGTGGCGGTAATGACCAACGTAACCCACGAGCATCTGGAATTTCACGGTACCTGGGAGCAGTACCGGGAAGACAAGGCAAATCTTTTCCGCGCCCTGGACCGGTTTGATCATCTAAAAAAGCCGGCCGAATCGCCTTCCCCATCCTTCGGGGTAGCCAACGCCGATGACCCCAGCGCCGGCTTTTTTGCCGCAGCCACCAAACACAAAACCTACACCTATAGTACCCGCAGTAATACGGCGGATCTATCCGTGGATCTTATATCGGGTGGCATACGGGGCAACTGGTACGATGTACTAATCCGGGAAACCGGAGAGACGGCCGATATTCGGGATCAGCTTCCCGGCGCCTTCAATGCGGGCAATGTCCTGGCCAGTCTCCTTGTCGTTTCGGGGCTATTATCGATCCCCGTAAAGGATCTCATTCCCCTGGTACCACAGCTCAAGCCGGTCCGGGGCAGGATGACGGTTATCCAAAGGGGACAGCCCTTTGACGTGTTTGTAGATTATGCCCATACCCCTTCGTCTTTTGAAACAATCTTTCCCCCCCTGCGGGAACGGCTGGGTAAAACCGGAGGCGCCCAAAGGGGCCGTATCATCAGCCTCTTTGGTTCCGCCGGGGAGCGGGACACCAAAAAACGGAGCGAACAGGGCCGTATCGCCGCCCGGTGGTCAGACCTGATCTTCCTCACCGACGAGGATCCCCGGGGAGAGAACCCCATGGATATCCTGGAAGAAATCGCCCAGGGCTGTGAAGCAGACCAGGGCTGTGAAGCAGACCAGGGCTGTGAAGCAGACCAGGGCTGTGAAGCAGACCAGGGCTGTGAAAAACGTAAACGAGGGGAGAATCTCTACCTTATTCCGAACCGAAGCGAGGCCATACGCAAAGCCTTCTCCCTGGCACGGCCCGGTGATATGGTCCTCCTTCTGGGGAAGGGCCACGAAAATTCAATTATCTACGCGAAGGAAACCCTGGTCTACGACGAGATCGCCGAGGCGGAAAAGGCATTGGCGGAAATGGGTTGGAACGGGGCATGA
- a CDS encoding LuxR C-terminal-related transcriptional regulator — MEKNLIIHDTTATIPVNQTYLERPRINQLLEKAIQSRVVTVVAEGGCGKTRAVCSFLQNYHAAAIWLRFSGWYTASAEDADEPVPDHFLQANPEAVLVLDDLHLYREETAVDFFEHILSMGFPNLRIVLISRSDPADRILRLFSKGGVAKITGEDLRFNEAEIRNYMLIRNIGVSQEMVSEIYRDTEGWAIAVHLVSQTLMISHANKTYSRSAAWANIFRFIETEIFQGLPDDLQKFLVKLSLIDTWPAELLGELCTAPGLIEKMKRTSFFIRYDAAVKAYGMHNMFLKFLREKQGSLTGEEKREFYGKTAQWYLKNGMQEDALIYLEKAGDYSKIIDFVYAFPRNMPRDLVSRLLELSEGPETGTAWLSQKTAYEFIRTVIRPRLLIILERFDDATTEIRETIARYEAMPSSPMGKIILYYAYRLLGLLSLFSSIYTKRCDFDMFFERAQDYYIQISDLPKESFEYVVTKIPSYTDIGPYICRVGYPAEEDEIQNFIEALARTIPVLGNSMGDAFYGLDDLAWAEFAFYQGDLIRSEVFAQRAIRKAREKKRCETENHALFYLIRISLAAGRQEQTEDLLKQLDEEYIQGDAPDRRAVYDIFRGWFYIHLGQGRRIAPWLKTDIDKNYMPPIIHGLDMMVRAKYFYGEKRCPLALAILENQLEPNALGAFLFGRIEMKVLEALCLYREKKREAAFRAFDAAYRMAESNALDMPFIELGKDMRTLVSWAVKYENCGIPAGWLEQIRRKSTAYAKKLFVFAEEYRKRGYVKDSSALSPRELAVLTCLSRGLTREEIARDQSISINTVKSAVKRVYYKLSAVNQADAVRIATGLGILQNNENS, encoded by the coding sequence ATGGAAAAAAATTTAATAATTCATGATACTACTGCTACTATACCGGTTAACCAGACGTACCTTGAACGGCCCAGGATAAATCAATTATTGGAGAAGGCGATACAGAGCCGGGTGGTGACCGTGGTTGCCGAGGGCGGCTGTGGGAAAACCCGGGCGGTCTGTTCTTTCCTGCAGAATTATCACGCCGCTGCGATTTGGCTGCGGTTTTCAGGCTGGTACACGGCCTCGGCTGAGGATGCTGACGAACCTGTACCGGATCATTTTCTGCAGGCGAATCCGGAGGCAGTTCTGGTTCTGGATGATCTTCATCTATACCGGGAAGAAACGGCGGTTGATTTTTTTGAGCATATTCTGAGTATGGGGTTTCCAAATCTCAGGATCGTGCTTATCTCCCGTAGTGATCCTGCGGATCGGATCCTGCGATTGTTTTCAAAAGGCGGCGTGGCGAAGATCACCGGGGAGGATCTCCGGTTCAATGAGGCGGAGATCCGGAATTATATGCTGATTAGGAATATTGGAGTTTCACAGGAAATGGTCTCGGAGATTTACCGGGATACCGAAGGCTGGGCCATTGCGGTTCATCTGGTGTCCCAGACCTTGATGATAAGCCATGCCAATAAAACCTATAGCCGTTCCGCTGCCTGGGCAAATATATTTCGGTTTATTGAAACAGAAATATTCCAGGGCCTTCCTGATGATTTACAAAAATTCCTGGTTAAACTTTCCCTGATCGACACTTGGCCTGCAGAACTCCTGGGAGAATTATGTACCGCCCCCGGATTAATTGAAAAAATGAAGCGAACCAGTTTTTTTATTCGGTATGACGCCGCTGTGAAAGCATACGGGATGCACAATATGTTTCTCAAATTTTTACGGGAAAAACAGGGATCCCTTACGGGGGAAGAGAAACGGGAGTTTTACGGTAAAACTGCCCAATGGTATTTGAAGAATGGCATGCAGGAAGATGCCCTCATCTATTTGGAGAAGGCGGGGGATTATTCGAAGATCATCGACTTTGTCTATGCCTTTCCACGGAATATGCCCCGGGATCTGGTTTCTCGTTTACTGGAGCTCAGCGAGGGCCCGGAGACCGGTACAGCCTGGTTGTCCCAGAAGACGGCCTATGAATTTATACGTACCGTGATTCGTCCCCGGCTGCTTATCATCCTGGAGCGTTTCGATGATGCTACCACTGAAATCCGGGAAACCATAGCCCGGTATGAGGCCATGCCCTCTTCTCCCATGGGGAAAATAATTTTATATTACGCGTATCGTCTTCTTGGACTCCTCTCCCTGTTTTCCTCTATCTATACAAAACGCTGTGATTTCGACATGTTCTTTGAACGGGCACAGGATTACTATATTCAAATCTCTGATCTCCCGAAAGAATCTTTTGAATATGTTGTTACGAAAATACCATCGTATACCGATATCGGCCCCTATATATGCCGGGTTGGGTATCCGGCGGAAGAAGATGAGATTCAAAACTTTATTGAAGCCCTTGCCCGGACAATCCCTGTTTTGGGAAATTCCATGGGAGACGCTTTTTATGGGCTTGATGATCTTGCCTGGGCGGAATTTGCCTTTTATCAGGGGGACCTGATCCGCTCGGAGGTATTCGCCCAGCGGGCTATACGGAAGGCCCGGGAGAAGAAACGATGTGAAACTGAAAATCACGCACTTTTTTATCTGATACGCATCAGTTTGGCCGCAGGCAGGCAGGAGCAAACTGAGGATCTTTTGAAGCAGCTGGACGAGGAGTATATTCAAGGGGATGCTCCGGACCGGCGCGCAGTCTATGACATTTTTAGGGGCTGGTTTTATATCCACCTTGGACAGGGGCGGCGTATTGCCCCCTGGTTAAAAACCGATATTGATAAAAATTATATGCCGCCTATAATCCATGGCTTGGACATGATGGTACGGGCAAAGTATTTCTATGGAGAGAAACGCTGTCCCCTGGCTTTGGCGATCCTGGAGAATCAATTGGAGCCCAATGCCCTTGGGGCTTTCTTATTCGGAAGGATAGAAATGAAAGTACTGGAAGCGCTGTGCCTATACCGTGAAAAAAAACGGGAAGCGGCCTTTAGGGCTTTTGATGCAGCCTATCGTATGGCGGAGTCTAATGCCCTGGATATGCCTTTCATTGAATTAGGCAAGGACATGCGTACCCTAGTAAGTTGGGCGGTAAAATATGAAAATTGTGGAATACCTGCGGGATGGCTTGAACAGATACGCAGAAAATCTACGGCTTATGCAAAAAAACTATTTGTCTTTGCAGAAGAATATCGAAAAAGGGGATATGTAAAAGATTCCTCGGCCCTCTCTCCCCGGGAGCTCGCGGTACTTACCTGTCTTTCCCGGGGCTTAACCCGGGAGGAAATAGCCCGGGATCAGTCCATTTCCATTAATACGGTCAAAAGCGCGGTTAAAAGGGTTTATTATAAATTGTCTGCGGTTAATCAGGCCGATGCGGTACGGATTGCCACCGGCCTTGGTATTCTGCAAAATAATGAGAATAGTTAA
- a CDS encoding YifB family Mg chelatase-like AAA ATPase, with the protein MFINTYAPYGADGIIIRVEADIRRGIPGIDITGLAQEAVREARERVRAAFRNSGFVFPQDRVLINLAPAGLRKDGAALDLPIALAVMIAAGIIPHSDDRDSGELLVMGELELSGRIRPVRGVLAASAAALKLGIREFIVPAENAREAAILAHSHFAAAATLTEAAHILALRRETGSFPLAGLTAGPPAAGSAGTGWGDFAEVRGQERYKRALEIAAAGGHNLLVFGPPGAGKTMLARRLPSIMAPLTPEEAVEVTRLHSLAGRTIFESEGRLISHPPFRSPHHSASAEGILGGGKTVRPGEISLAHFGALFLDEAPEFRKNVIQSLREPLEDRVMTISRADGPVRLPADFQLILAANPCPCGRLGIRSGQGVQGCFCSAEEIRRYWRKFGAALLDRVELRLAVSPPELGQMTKPDGEKSADIARRVLRAVEIQRERFKKTGIRRNVRMSTGMIDRFCPLSANAETAFHTAAEKLGLSGRAYHGALRVARTIADLEGADSIKTVHILEAIQHRRQGDDPYDVFSAGG; encoded by the coding sequence ATGTTTATTAACACCTATGCGCCCTACGGGGCTGATGGAATTATTATCCGGGTTGAGGCGGATATTCGCCGGGGTATTCCGGGGATCGATATTACCGGGCTTGCCCAGGAGGCGGTTCGGGAAGCCCGTGAACGGGTCCGCGCCGCTTTTCGCAATTCGGGCTTTGTCTTTCCCCAAGACCGGGTCCTGATCAATCTGGCGCCCGCGGGGCTGCGGAAGGACGGGGCTGCCCTGGATCTACCCATAGCCCTGGCGGTGATGATCGCCGCCGGGATCATCCCCCATTCTGATGATAGAGACAGCGGGGAACTGCTGGTCATGGGGGAACTGGAACTATCCGGCCGCATCCGCCCGGTCAGGGGTGTTCTGGCGGCAAGTGCGGCGGCCCTAAAACTGGGAATCCGGGAATTCATTGTTCCCGCGGAAAACGCCCGTGAAGCGGCTATTCTGGCGCACAGTCATTTTGCCGCCGCCGCTACCCTGACTGAGGCAGCCCATATTCTGGCATTGCGCCGGGAAACCGGTTCGTTCCCCCTAGCAGGGCTGACGGCAGGGCCGCCGGCAGCCGGCAGCGCCGGAACAGGCTGGGGGGACTTTGCCGAAGTCCGTGGGCAGGAGCGATACAAGCGGGCTTTGGAAATCGCCGCAGCCGGAGGACACAATCTCCTGGTATTCGGCCCCCCGGGAGCGGGGAAGACCATGTTGGCCCGGCGTCTGCCCTCCATCATGGCTCCCTTGACCCCTGAGGAAGCCGTAGAAGTGACCCGGCTCCATAGTTTGGCGGGGCGCACCATTTTTGAATCCGAGGGCCGCCTTATTAGCCATCCGCCATTCCGTTCTCCCCATCATTCCGCTTCCGCCGAAGGTATCCTGGGGGGTGGTAAAACCGTCCGGCCGGGCGAAATAAGCCTGGCCCATTTTGGGGCGTTGTTCCTGGACGAAGCCCCGGAATTCCGCAAAAATGTCATCCAATCCCTGCGGGAACCCCTGGAGGACCGGGTGATGACCATATCCCGGGCCGATGGACCGGTACGGCTCCCCGCGGATTTCCAGCTTATTCTGGCGGCAAATCCCTGCCCCTGCGGCCGTCTGGGCATACGTTCCGGCCAGGGCGTTCAGGGTTGTTTTTGCAGCGCCGAAGAGATACGCCGTTACTGGCGCAAATTCGGGGCCGCCCTCCTGGACCGGGTGGAACTCCGGCTGGCGGTCTCCCCTCCGGAGCTAGGGCAGATGACCAAGCCGGATGGGGAAAAAAGCGCCGATATTGCCCGGCGTGTTCTACGTGCCGTGGAGATACAGCGGGAACGCTTCAAGAAAACCGGAATACGGCGAAACGTCCGGATGTCTACGGGCATGATAGACCGGTTCTGCCCCCTAAGCGCTAATGCGGAGACAGCCTTCCATACTGCCGCAGAAAAATTAGGTCTTTCCGGCCGGGCCTACCATGGGGCGCTCCGGGTTGCCCGCACCATAGCGGATCTGGAAGGGGCAGACAGCATTAAAACCGTCCATATCCTGGAAGCTATCCAACACCGGCGTCAGGGGGACGATCCCTACGATGTGTTTTCAGCCGGGGGGTGA